One segment of Podospora pseudopauciseta strain CBS 411.78 chromosome 5 map unlocalized CBS411.78m_5.2, whole genome shotgun sequence DNA contains the following:
- the THR1_2 gene encoding Trihydroxynaphthalene reductase (COG:Q; EggNog:ENOG503NWBV) — MPGVTSNTSSKYNAIPGPLGLASASLEGKVALVTGAGRGIGKEMALELGRRGAKVIVNYANSDSAANEVVQQIKKNGTDAFAVKANVGEVDQIVRLFKEAKEKWGKLDIVCSNSGVVSFGHVKDVTPEEFDRVFNINTRGQFFVAREAYKNLEVGGRVILMGSITGQAKAVPRHAVYSGSKGTIETFVRCMAIDFGDKKITVNAVAPGGIKTDMYHQVCREYIPNGDKLDDEGVDEYAAGWSPLHRVGLPIDIARVVCFLASQDGEWVNGKVIGIDGAACM; from the exons ATGCCTGGCGTCACTtccaacacctccagcaAGTACAATGCCATCCCCGGTCCTCTGGGTTTGGCGTCGGCTTCGCTCGAGGGCAAGGTCGCCTTGGTAACTGGTGCTG GCCGTGGTATCGGCAAGGAGATGGCTCTCGAGCTCGGACGTCGTGGCGCCAAGGTCATTGTCAACTATGCCAACAGCGATTCGGCCGCCAACGAGGTCGTCCAACAGATCAAGAAGAACGGCACCGATGCCTTCGCCGTCAAGGCCAACGTTGGTGAGGTCGACCAGATCGTCCGTCTCttcaaggaggccaaggagaagtGGGGCAAGCTCGATATCGTCTGCTCCAACAGCGGTGTCGTCTCCTTTGGTCATGTCAAGGATGTCACCCCTGAGGAGTTCGATCGTgtcttcaacatcaacacccgTGGCCAGTTCTTCGTCGCTCGCGAGGCCTACAAGAACCTCGAGGTCGGTGGCCGTGTCATCCTGATGGGCTCCATCACCGGTCAGGCCAAGGCTGTCCCCAGACACGCTGTCTACTCCGGCAGCAAGGGAACCATTGAGACGTTTGTCCGCTGCATGGCTATTGATTTCGGTGACAAGAAGATCACCGTCAACGCCGTCGCCCCCGGCGGTATCAAGACCGACATGTACCACCAGGTCTGCAGAGAGTACATCCCCAACGGCGACAAGCTCGACGATGAGGGTGTTGACGAG TACGCTGCCGGCTGGTCCCCTCTCCACCGTGTCGGTCTCCCGATCGATATCGCCCGCGTCGTCTGCTTCTTGGCGTCGCAGGACGGCGAGTGGGTTAACGGCAAGGTCATCGGCATCGATGGCGCCGCTTGCATGTAA
- a CDS encoding uncharacterized protein (EggNog:ENOG503NX1Q; COG:Q) yields MVTNGSSHAKKPEAMHASGVLSEWQRLQKQLTGTGVVSVDGETLTVADVAAVALHGAKARLTDDDDIIRQVNESVAYLAHELEAGHTIYGVNTGFGGSADTRTQDFERLQSAAIQHLNVGILLQSDKGNDNGRNELLRSHALPSPVVKAAMLIRCNSLMRGHSGVRTSVIESIMRLLANDMTPVVPLRGSISASGDLSTLSYIAGALEGNPDIFVKLGSGKIIPASDALQIAGITPVRLQAKEGLGITNGTAPSCAMASLVIAQANQLALLIQVLTAMGTEALNGTSHNYHPFISSTRPHPGQAEAASNILSFLSNSSISPPFSAESSPKTRLGLAQDRYSLRTAPQWIGPQLEDLLLATKQITTELNSTTDNPLIDPSSSSIHHGGNFQAMVLTSAMEKTSLALQNLGRLIFAQCSEVINNMTSKGLPPNLSADDPSQSFTAKGFDVTMAGYMAELSYLTRPVSASVQVAEMGNQSVNSMALVAGRYAMEGVEILGLMCATYMWVLSQAVDLRVVQMRFREEVRLWLPSLVRDHVFGESGAGRVEVIERVAGQLGDMILQRWDELAHLDLRERCDKVAKESTGWLLDDEQPFSKGEMVDRFFLSEYRTAVREFLEQHYREQHDMFSDQGQAGEFVGEGGKLVYEFVRKELGIPLNRGVEDHPPLLLRTRAEGEDDHGHGNGTQADPRTKILGTQASNIYEALRKGVLHDRIMKYAEEARLWA; encoded by the exons ATGGTAACCAACGGATCCTCACACGCCAAGAAACCGGAGGCTATGCATGCCTCTGGTGTTCTCTCCGAATGGCAGAGACTGCAGAAGCAGTTGACTGGAACCGGGGTCGTCTCTGTTGATGGCGAAACCCTGActgttgctgatgttgcGGCGGTTGCACT TCACGGCGCAAAAGCACGTCTCACCGATGACGACGATATAATTCGACAAGTCAATGAAAGTGTTGCTTACCTTGCACACGAGCTCGAAGCAGGGCACACCATCTACGGTGTCAATACCGGCTTCGGAGGCAGTGCAGATACCAGGACTCAAGATTTTGAACGACTTCAGAGTGCCGCCATCCAGCATCTCAATGTCGGTATCCTTCTTCAAAGTGACAAGGGCAACGACAACGGCAGAAACGAGCTTCTCCGAAGTCATGCTCTCCCCAGCCCAGTGGTCAAGGCCGCCATGCTGATCCGCTGCAACTCCCTCATGCGCGGCCACTCTGGCGTTCGCACCAGCGTCATCGAGTCCATCATGAGGCTTCTCGCCAACGACATGACCCCGGTCGTTCCCCTCAGAGGCAGCATCTCCGCCTCGGGAGATCTCTCGACTCTATCTTACATCGCCGGTGCCCTAGAAGGAAACCCCGACATCTTTGTCAAGCTCGGCAGCGGCAAGATCATCCCCGCTAGCGACGCCCTCCAAATCGCCGGAATCACCCCCGTCCGCCTCCAAGCCAAAGAAGGCCTCGGAATCACAAACGGCACCGCCCCCAGTTGCGCCATGGCCTCCCTGGTCATCGCCCAAGCCAACCAGCTCGCCTTGTTGATTCAAGTCCTGACAGCAATGGGCACCGAAGCCCTGAACGGCACTTCCCACAACTACCACCCCTTCATCTCCAGCACCCGCCCTCACCCCGGCCAAGCCGAAGCGGCTTCGAACATCCTGTCTTTTCTCTCCAACTCCAGTAtctcccctcctttttccGCCGaatcctcccccaaaacccgcctcggcctcgctCAAGACCGTTATTCCCTCCGCACAGCCCCGCAATGGATTGGTCCCCAATTGGAAGACCTTCTCCTGGCAACAAAACAAATCACAACAGAACTCAACTCAACGACCgacaaccccctcatcgACCCCTCCTCAAGCTCGATCCACCACGGCGGCAACTTTCAAGCCATGGTCCTGACCTCGGCCATGGAAAAGACCTCGCTTGCACTGCAAAATCTCGGCCGGTTGATATTCGCGCAGTGCTCGGAGGTGATCAATAACATGACCAGCAAGGGCTTGCCGCCGAACTTGTCGGCTGACGACCCCAGTCAGAGCTTTACGGCCAAGGGGTTTGATGTCACGATGGCGGGGTACATGGCTGAGTTGTCGTATTTGACGAGACCGGTGAGCGCGAGTGTGCAGGTCGCTGAGATGGGGAACCAGAGCGTGAATTCTATGGCGTTGGTGGCGGGACGGTACgcgatggagggggtggagattTTGGGGCTGATGTGTGCTACTTATATGTGGGTCTTGTCCCAGGCTGTTGATTTGAGGGTGGTTCAGATGAGGTtcagggaggaggtgaggctTTGGTTGCCGAGTTTGGTGAGGGATCATGTCTTCGGGGAGAGCGGtgcggggagggtggaggtgattGAAAGGGTCGCGGGACAGTTGGGAGACATGATACTACAGAGGTGGGATGAACTCGCGCATTTGGacttgagggagaggtgTGACAAGGTTGCGAAGGAGTCGACGGGGTGGTTGCTGGATGATGAGCAACCCTTTTcgaagggggagatggtggatcGTTTCTTCTTGTCGGAGTACAGGACTGCCGTGAGAGAGTTTTTGGAGCAGCATTACAGGGAACAGCATGACATGTTTAGTGATCAGGGACAGGCGGGAGAATTTGTCGGTGAGGGCGGGAAGCTGGTGTATGAGTTTGTGAGGAAGGAGCTGGGAATCCCGCTGAACAGAGGGGTAGAAGATCATCCGCCATTACTGTTGAGGACCAGGgcagaaggagaggacgATCATGGTCACGGTAATGGCACTCAGGCGGATCCGAGAACCAAAATTTTGGGAACACAGGCCTCTAACATTTACGAGGCGTTGCGGAAGGGGGTGCTGCATGACCGTATCATGAAGTACGCAGAGGAGGCTCGTCTGTGGGCATAA
- a CDS encoding uncharacterized protein (EggNog:ENOG503NYZR; COG:P), giving the protein MPTSVQDYQPAMTSGTTAVANLGLITSRPTGRQGSISDPESAMSTITDQCAPPTPPPPRSRTPPPPPPPRRRTSVAVSMVHGNSVDELGAEPRLAVLHRIPTYLQPPLPWRERLLHFTFAWYTVTMSTSGIAMVIALTPHRFTGLGTIGLIIFLLDLLAFLFITVMIILRLVMYQHTFRRAFTRPHEALFISTLWLSICAMLLNIDEYGRIFLTPAAYVRLAPFMRVAFWTYLAVTFLFSVLQYHLLFTVKEERRLSIDAMTPAWILPIFPVMLAGSLAGSLAKSQPAIQALEMISAGLAAQGLGILVSMFYYSTYLSRLMAFGLPVQRPGMFIAVGPPSFTCSALVAMAGEVPRILVGLPAMEVIAFSGGNPGVNIQTLGAGIRLLAMTTAVFLWGLSFWFFASATTAVVAGMPDRKFHLSWWSFVFPNVGFTLACIRMGRVLESAGMLWFSTVMTVLLVVAWGFIGFRCAVAVHKREIVWPGHDEDSL; this is encoded by the coding sequence ATGCCGACCTCAGTCCAAGATTACCAGCCCGCCATGACATCTGGCACCACAGCCGTCGCCAATTTGGGCCTGATCACCTCCCGCCCAACGGGCCGGCAGGGCTCCATCAGCGACCCGGAGTCGGCCatgtccaccatcaccgaccaGTGtgccccaccaaccccacctcctccgcgaAGCCGcacgccaccaccgccgcccccacCCCGTCGCCGGACCTCTGTCGCCGTGTCCATGGTTCACGGCAACAGCGTCGATGAGCTAGGCGCGGAACCCCGTCTTGCTGTTCTCCATCGCATCCCGACCTACCTCCAACCTCCATTGCCATGGCGCGAACGATTGCTGCACTTCACCTTTGCGTGGTACACCGTCACCATGTCCACTTCTGGCATCGCCATGGTCATCGCCCTCACGCCCCATCGCTTCACAGGTCTCGGCACCATAGGGCtgatcatcttcctccttgacctcctggCGTTTTTGTTCATCACGGTGATGATCATCCTCCGGCTCGTCATGTACCAGCACACCTTTCGGCGGGCGTTTACTCGACCCCACGAAGCGCTGTTTATATCCACCCTCTGGCTTTCCATCTGCGCCATGTTGCTCAACATTGACGAATACGGACGGATATTTTTGACTCCGGCGGCATATGTACGACTTGCCCCGTTCATGAGAGTCGCTTTTTGGACCTACCTCGCTGTTACCTTTCTGTTTTCGGTTTTGCAGTATCATTTGCTGTTTACGGTCAAGGAAGAGAGACGGCTGTCGATTGATGCCATGACGCCGGCTTGGATCCTACCGATATTTCCGGTCATGTTGGCGGGCTCGTTGGCGGGTTCGTTGGCCAAGTCACAACCTGCTATTCAGGCTCTTGAGATGATATCTGCTGGGTTGGCGGCGCAGGGACTGGGAATATTGGTGTCGATGTTTTACTATTCGACCTATTTGTCAAGGCTGATGGCGTTTGGACTGCCGGTGCAGAGGCCGGGTATGTTTATTGCTGTTGGGCCACCAAGTTTTACTTGCTCTGCGCTGGTGGCCATGGCCGGTGAGGTACCGAGGATATTGGTGGGCTTGCCGGCGATGGAGGTGATTGCATTTAGTGGTGGAAATCCAGGGGTAAATATCCAGACTCTCGGGGCTGGAATACGGCTGTTGGCTATGACGACTGCGGTGTTCTTATGGGGGTTGAGCTTTTGGTTCTTTGCGAGTGCGAccacggcggtggtggctgggATGCCGGATAGGAAGTTTCATCTCAGTTGGTGGAGCTTTGTGTTTCCCAATGTTGGCTTCACGTTGGCGTGTATACGcatggggagggtgttggaaaGCGCGGGAATGCTGTGGTTCAGTACGGTCATGACggttttgttggtggtggcttggGGGTTTATTGGGTTTCGGTGTGCGGTGGCCGTGCACAAGAGGGAGATTGTTTGGCCAGGGCATGATGAGGATTCTTTGTGA
- a CDS encoding uncharacterized protein (COG:I; EggNog:ENOG503P1B8) — MASISLGAFQLYWASIVRTYSPHQIEFFGSLAVQLLFFWVPAIAYTALDYILPSFSARHKLQPAPKQPTWKEIKHCAYIVGRNQLMNTVFALLMLARSHYTGNPSSFQITETPPTLNIFLRDFLISWIVREISFYYVHRLFHTPRFYKMIHKVHHEFIAPVALAAQYAHPIEQVVANTLPVVMAPILLRTHILTFWAFLSWQLIETSTVHSGYDFFGAIAKGHDVHHEKFVVNYGAYGWMDWLHGTGPKQRAMSKNKRN; from the coding sequence atggcGTCTATTTCTCTCGGTGCGTTCCAGCTCTATTGGGCTTCCATTGTCCGAACATACAGCCCTCATCAGATCGAGTTCTTTGGCAGTCTTGCTGTTCAgctgctcttcttctgggtCCCTGCCATCGCCTATACCGCTCTCGACTACATCCTGCCCAGTTTCTCAGCTAGGCACAAACTGCAACCGGCACCAAAACAACCGACATGGAAAGAAATAAAACATTGCGCCTATATCGTCGGCCGGAACCAACTCATGAACACAGTATTTGCTCTCTTGATGCTGGCTAGATCCCACTACACCGGGAATCCCTCGAGCTTCCAAATCACAGaaactcctccaactctcAACATCTTCCTCCGGGACTTTCTCATCAGTTGGATCGTGAGGGAGATCTCCTTCTACTACGTCCATCGATTGTTCCATACACCCCGATTCTACAAGATGATTCACAAAGTCCACCACGAATTCATCGCACCTGTTGCTCTGGCAGCGCAGTATGCCCATCCGATCGAGCAAGTGGTGGCAAACACCCTGCCCGTCGTCATGGCCCCTATCTTGTTGAGGACTCACATCTTGACATTCTGGGCATTTTTGAGCTGGCAGCTCATCGAGACGAGCACTGTGCACAGTGGCTATGACTTCTTCGGTGCCATCGCGAAGGGACATGATGTCCACCACGAGAAGTTTGTTGTCAACTACGGAGCGTACGGGTGGATGGACTGGCTGCATGGGACGGGCCCGAAGCAGAGGGCCATGTCGAAGAACAAGAGGAATTGA
- the MAN26A gene encoding Mannan endo-1,4-beta-mannosidase man26A (CAZy:GH26; CAZy:CBM35; COG:G; EggNog:ENOG503NZCM) yields MVKLLDIGLFALALASSAVAKPCKPRDGPVTYEAEDAILTGTTVDTAQAGYTGRGYVTGFDEGSDKITFQISSATTKLYDLSIRYAAIYGDKRTNVVLNNGAVSEVFFPAGDSFTSVAAGQVLLNAGQNTIDIVNNWGWYLIDSITLTPSAPRPPHDINPNLNNPNADTNAKKLYSYLRSVYGNKIISGQQELHHAEWIRQQTGKTPALVAVDLMDYSPSRVERGTTSHAVEDAIAHHNAGGIVSVLWHWNAPVGLYDTEENKWWSGFYTRATDFDIAATLANPQGANYTLLIRDIDAIAVQLKRLEAAGVPVLWRPLHEAEGGWFWWGAKGPEPAKQLWDILYERLTVHHGLDNLIWVWNSILEDWYPGDDTVDILSADVYAQGNGPMSTQYNELIALGRDKKMIAAAEVGAAPLPGLLQAYQANWLWFAVWGDDFINNPSWNTVAVLNEIYNSDYVLTLDEIQGWRS; encoded by the exons ATGGTCAAGCTCCTCGACATCGGGCTCTTCGCCCTGGCCCTGGCCAGCAGCGCTGTTGCGAAGCCTTGCAAGCCTCGTGATGGCCCCGTGACCTACGAGGCCGAAGATGCCATCCTCACAGGCACCACCGTCGACACTGCTCAGGCAGGCTATACCGGCCGTGGCTACGTCACCGGCTTCGACGAGGGCTCCGACAAGATCACCTTCCAGATCAGCTCCGCCACCACTAAGCTCTACGACCTCTCCATCCGGTACGCCGCCATCTACGGTGACAAGCGCACCAACGTCGTCCTCAACAACGGTGCCGTCAGCGAGGTCTTCTTCCCCGCCGGTGACTCTTTTACTTCTGTCGCCGCCGGCCAGGTCCTCCTCAACGCCGGACAAAACACCATCGACATCGTCAACAACTGGGGATGGTACCTCATCGactccatcaccctcaccccctccgcccctcgccccccccacgacatcaaccccaacctcaacaaccccaacgccgACACCAACGCCAAGAAGCTCTACTCCTACCTCCGCTCCGTCTACGGCAACAAGATCATCTCTGGCCAGCAGGAGCTCCACCACGCCGAGTGGATCAGACAGCAAACCGGCAAGACTCCCGCGCTGGTGGCTGTCGATCTGATGGATTACTCTCCCTCCCGCGTCGAGCGTGGCACCACCAGCCATGCCGTCGAGGACGCCATCGCCCACCACAACGCAGGCGGTATCGTTTCTGTCCTCTGGCACTGGAACGCTCCCGTCGGTCTGTATGACACCGAAGAGAACAAGTGGTGGTCCGGCTTCTACACTCGGGCTACCGACTTTGACATTGCCGCCACGTTGGCCAACCCCCAGGGTGCGAACTACACTCTTCTCATCAGGGACATTGACGCGATTGCTGTCCAGCTCAAGAGGCTGGAGGCTGCTGGTGTTCCGGTCTTGTGGAGACCTCTTCACGAGGCGGAGGGTGGTTGGTTCTGGTGGGGAGCCAAGGGGCCGGAGCCGGCGAAGCAGCTTTGGGATATCTTGTATGAGCGTCTGACGGTGCACCATGGTTTGGATAATTTGATTTGGGTGTGGAATTCGATTTTGGAGGATTGGTATCCGGGTGATGATACGGTTGATATCTTGTCGGCGGATGTGTATGCGCAGGGTAATGGG CCCATGTCGACTCAGTACAACGAGTTGATCGCCCTCGGCAGGGACAAGAAGATGATTGCTGCTGCAGAGGTTGGCGCTGCCCCTTTGCCCGGCTTGTTGCAGGCTTACCAGGCCAACTGGCTGTGGTTTGCTGTTTGGGGTGATGACTttatcaacaaccccagctGGAACACGGTTGCTGTTCTCAACGAGATCTACAACAGCGACTATGTGTTGACGCTGGATGAGATTcaggggtggaggagttaG
- a CDS encoding uncharacterized protein (COG:Q; EggNog:ENOG503NXW2), with product METLKPFIAPTLNLPTTTLVPLALLFLLTTFIIIPTLIQYHRLSHIPGPLLNSLTSLVYARRTLKPGSAQYVYDLCRQYGPLVRVTPNIVVFSDAATFRYVCSHKAKYTKGLWFEFSRWDLKRWSCIAMRDNESRKERKNKLIPAWSGAGLAAMEKRVDRQVGAFIDLVERKYVSGRSDTKPMEFGHRAQFFTLDVATSVTFGRPFGFLDRDGDVNRYLEITEVMLPMFGVLGALPQLVYAMHTWPLRKMMPGAGDKVGFGVLMRFAEEEVRKRVEGGAEEKGERDLIRSYLDNGIEAEDVVQECITLVVAGSETTSVVLRMTLLALLTTPEAYRKLQAEIDAFFKESDSEEVISYTDTKELKYLWAVIHETMRIWPNGAGLSFSKQVPDTGDTIHGYYLPKGTEIAQCMLGITRDKALFNPDVDIWQPERWLEATPEQHDEMWAAVELGFSTGKYICLGKQVGLMELGKWFTEIFRRYDIAPVNKASPLKLVDGVTWLSSDFWIRLTRRDKQL from the exons ATGGAGACTCTCAAGCCCTTCATCGCCCCCactctcaacctccccacaaCAACCCTCGTCCCCctcgctcttctcttcctgctCACCacattcatcatcatccccactCTCATCCAATACCACCGCCTCTCTCACATCCCcggccccctcctcaactccctcacgTCTTTGGTGTACGCCCGGCGCACCCTCAAACCCGGTTCGGCTCAATACGTCTATGACCTCTGCAGGCAATACGGCCCCCTGGTGCGCGTAACCCCCAACATTGTGGTGTTCTCCGACGCGGCCACATTCCGCTATGTGTGCTCCCACAAGGCAAAATACACAAAAGGGCTCTGGTTCGAGTTCTCCCGTTGGGATCTCAAAAGGTGGTCGTGCATCGCCATGCGAGACAATGAAtcaagaaaagagagaaaaaacaaGCTCATTCCTGCT TGGTCCGGTGCTGGGTTAGCAGCGATGGAAAAGAGAGTCGATCGACAAGTCGGGGCTTTTATCGACTTGGTTGAGCGGAAGTATGTCTCGGGTCGTTCCGACACAAAACCAATGGAGTTTGGACACCGGGCGCAGTTTTTTACTCTGGATGTTGCCACGTCGGTGACGTTTGGACGGCCGTTTGGGTTTTTGGATAGGGACGGGGATGTGAACCGGTATTTGGAGATTACGGAGGTCATGCTGCCGAtgtttggggttttgggggcgCTGCCGCAGTTGGTGTATGCGATGCATACTTGGCctttgaggaagatgatgccgggggcgggggataaggtgggttttggggttttgaTGAG gtttgcggaggaggaggtgaggaagcGGGTTGAGGGCGGTGCGGAAGaaaagggagagagggaTTTGATAAGGAGTTATTTGGACAATGGTATTGAGGCGGAGGATGTGGTGCAGGAGTGTATCACGCTTGT TGTTGCTGGGTCTGAGACGACGTCCGTTGTCCTCCGCATGACGCTGCTTGCCCTGCTGACCACACCTGAAGCCTACCGTAAACTCCAGGCCGAGATCGACGCCTTCTTCAAAGAATCTGACTCTGAAGAAGTCATCAGCTACACCGACACCAAGGAGCTCAAGTATCTATGGGCAGTCATCCACGAGACGATGCGCATCTGGCCCAATGGTGCTGGGCTGAGCTTCAGTAAGCAAGTGCCTGATACGGGGGATACCATTCACGGCTATTATCTTCCCAAGGG AACCGAGATCGCACAATGCATGTTAGGGATCACCAGAGACAAAGCCTTATTCAACCCAGATGTTGACATCTGGCAGCCTGAGCGTTGGTTAGAGGCAACTCCAGAACAACACGACGAGATGTGGGCAGCCGTGGAACTAGGCTTCAGCACAGGAAAGTATATCTGTCTGGGGAAACAGGTTGGGTTGATGGAACTTGGAAAGTGGTTCACCGAG ATCTTCCGACGCTACGATATTGCCCCTGTCAACAAAGCCTCACCGCTCAagttggtggatggggttACTTGGTTGTCATCAGACTTCTGGATTAGACTCACGAGAAGAGATAAGCAACTGTAA